The Deltaproteobacteria bacterium genome has a window encoding:
- a CDS encoding flagellar hook assembly protein FlgD, with the protein MSQDISSILGSTSGAASTAVAAAATDRTSLNKNQFLNLLLAQLKNQDPLNPSADPNQFTQQMTQFGQLEQLFNVNDTLKTMGTNQSNIASSDAVNMIGKRIEAKSNLIEVQSGVSSQIGISLPQPAASVKVDVVDTLGRVVRTVNYSNQSAGSAYYDFDGKDSTGAGLSGVYTLQISAQSANGTTIPAQGILQSTVGGVDYTSGTPMLRVGNRTINIGDVLSINQA; encoded by the coding sequence ATGTCACAAGATATCTCTTCAATATTAGGAAGTACTTCAGGGGCAGCGAGCACCGCAGTTGCTGCTGCGGCTACCGACCGGACAAGCTTGAATAAGAATCAGTTTTTGAATCTGCTTCTGGCTCAACTCAAAAACCAGGATCCTCTTAATCCCTCGGCAGACCCCAATCAGTTTACCCAACAAATGACCCAATTTGGTCAGCTGGAACAATTGTTCAATGTGAATGACACCCTCAAAACCATGGGAACGAATCAATCGAATATAGCCAGTTCCGATGCAGTCAACATGATTGGCAAAAGAATAGAGGCAAAGAGCAATCTAATCGAGGTGCAAAGCGGTGTCAGTAGTCAAATTGGAATTTCTCTTCCGCAGCCGGCGGCCTCGGTCAAGGTGGATGTAGTTGATACCTTGGGGAGAGTGGTGAGAACCGTCAATTACAGCAACCAAAGCGCGGGGTCTGCCTACTACGATTTCGACGGGAAAGACAGTACGGGTGCAGGTCTTTCGGGGGTGTATACCCTGCAAATCAGTGCTCAAAGTGCCAATGGAACCACTATTCCAGCTCAAGGTATTCTGCAGAGTACAGTCGGTGGAGTAGATTACACTTCGGGGACTCCCATGCTTCGTGTGGGAAATAGAACTATCAATATAGGAGATGTGCTTTCAATTAACCAAGCTTAG
- a CDS encoding flagellar hook protein FlgE has product MSLFNGLFAGVNGINANGVAISTLGDNIANVNTVGYKSSRASFEDILAGSQGGLGSRVAGVNQQFGQGGFESTSSTTDLAIDGSGFFVVKNATDGSTYYSRAGQFNVNSDGYLVNPNGERLQGYLTNSSNAITAQVGDIQVATTPVPPSKTASVTVVSNLSSNDAAAATFDPLNPTATSNFSTGVTVYDSLGNSRLVSVYFRKASTNNWEWYALADGGDLTSGTPGVNQIGEHGTLVYGTSGALSTTTFVTGSSSQFNFLGATQNQVINFNFGSSTSTGGTGLDGVTQFGSSSVLTNLTQDGYASGSLKSIDITKDGTITGTFTNGASHTLAQVATATFGNEEGLKRVGSNNFQATSDSGAAIVNAPAAGGRGGIVSSSLEQSNVDIASELIKMVVFQRGFSANSRTISAINEMLGELVQLGR; this is encoded by the coding sequence ATGAGTCTTTTTAATGGTCTTTTTGCCGGTGTAAACGGTATCAATGCCAATGGTGTCGCCATTTCTACCCTGGGTGACAATATTGCCAACGTCAACACAGTAGGATACAAATCGTCTCGTGCCAGCTTTGAGGACATCCTGGCAGGGAGTCAAGGGGGTTTAGGTTCCCGGGTTGCCGGTGTAAATCAGCAATTCGGTCAGGGAGGATTTGAATCTACAAGCTCTACGACGGATCTGGCTATTGATGGGAGCGGATTTTTCGTGGTGAAGAATGCCACCGATGGTTCTACTTATTACAGCCGAGCCGGCCAGTTTAACGTCAACAGTGATGGTTATCTGGTGAATCCCAATGGGGAGCGTCTGCAGGGTTATCTGACGAATTCCAGCAATGCAATAACGGCGCAAGTGGGGGATATTCAAGTGGCAACCACCCCCGTTCCACCGAGCAAGACAGCCTCAGTGACTGTAGTTTCCAATTTAAGTTCCAATGATGCCGCCGCTGCTACTTTTGATCCTTTGAACCCTACTGCGACTTCCAATTTTTCGACGGGGGTCACGGTGTACGATTCTTTGGGCAATTCGCGCCTGGTATCGGTTTATTTCCGTAAGGCTTCCACCAATAATTGGGAATGGTATGCCTTGGCGGATGGAGGAGACCTGACATCGGGTACCCCAGGGGTCAATCAGATCGGAGAACATGGCACCCTGGTTTATGGGACCTCCGGGGCCTTGAGTACCACCACTTTTGTGACGGGTTCCAGTTCACAATTTAACTTTTTGGGGGCGACTCAAAACCAGGTTATCAATTTTAATTTTGGAAGCAGTACAAGTACAGGGGGGACTGGGCTCGATGGAGTGACACAGTTTGGATCTTCTTCTGTTTTAACTAATCTGACCCAAGATGGTTATGCCTCAGGCTCTCTCAAGAGTATCGACATTACGAAGGATGGAACCATTACCGGAACCTTTACCAACGGGGCCTCTCACACCCTGGCGCAGGTTGCGACGGCTACCTTTGGGAATGAAGAAGGATTAAAAAGGGTGGGAAGCAATAACTTCCAGGCAACTTCTGATTCGGGTGCGGCCATTGTCAATGCCCCCGCGGCGGGAGGTAGAGGAGGCATCGTCTCTTCCAGTTTGGAGCAATCCAATGTGGATATTGCTTCCGAGTTGATCAAAATGGTTGTCTTTCAAAGAGGTTTTTCGGCAAACTCCAGAACCATCAGTGCCATCAATGAAATGTTAGGAGAATTGGTGCAGTTGGGTAGGTAA
- a CDS encoding flagellar basal body-associated FliL family protein, whose amino-acid sequence MNKKLMIIIIAAVVVVLGGGATAFFLLSGKKASVNQKDVKKEAKVEKKEGEATKDEGNKDDKKEAAKSEDKKEESKEAKNTAPEVNKEELPSKEEKGAEEEFSYQMDSIVANIFDKNSIHYLKLGVQVRASNQEVIDELKSKKPQLKDKLLFILSDVSMREVLTSGGKALLQEDIQDAFNRMLKKGKVTKVYYTEFTVQ is encoded by the coding sequence ATGAATAAAAAACTCATGATCATTATCATTGCTGCTGTCGTTGTTGTGTTGGGAGGTGGAGCCACTGCCTTTTTTCTCCTCTCTGGAAAGAAAGCTTCTGTAAATCAAAAGGACGTGAAGAAAGAGGCCAAGGTGGAGAAAAAAGAGGGTGAAGCCACCAAGGACGAGGGAAACAAAGACGACAAAAAAGAGGCTGCCAAGTCTGAAGACAAGAAAGAAGAATCCAAAGAGGCAAAGAACACGGCCCCTGAAGTGAACAAAGAAGAGCTTCCCAGTAAAGAAGAAAAAGGAGCAGAAGAAGAGTTTAGTTATCAAATGGATTCTATCGTTGCCAATATTTTTGACAAAAATTCTATCCATTATTTGAAGTTGGGGGTTCAAGTCCGGGCCTCGAATCAGGAGGTAATAGACGAACTGAAATCGAAAAAGCCTCAACTCAAGGACAAGCTTCTTTTTATTTTGAGTGATGTCTCAATGCGTGAAGTATTAACGTCTGGAGGCAAAGCCTTGCTGCAAGAAGATATTCAGGATGCATTTAACCGGATGTTGAAAAAAGGCAAGGTCACCAAAGTTTATTATACTGAATTTACGGTGCAGTGA
- a CDS encoding FliM/FliN family flagellar motor switch protein — protein MISQLKAHPEYRGEKQQQVLHLWEGEVKPHRLGESSARSAKKVEQLQELQSKVVSALQKHLDLLWGKDKVLQSFPAQQLSFKDFFSGQKVEDLLVVSWGTGAEALRGYLVVERSFFYFLYSFIFGGNRFVSKSTPLSKLEKNYFGQFVQDLLEIATNVWKGLGAYSIQPDKFFVEAESISKIYSPNDFILVRFEVASGESKYGFSMLYPMDLLAAFDENKVQEGGAALQFQRDEEWEASVLHAVSVTVSAKVHAELGTVPLLLSEALSLQVGQVLPLKVNDKGHPIYINGSTAFLGKMGSIGESRAVQIIENLST, from the coding sequence ATGATTTCTCAATTGAAGGCACATCCTGAATACAGGGGTGAAAAACAGCAGCAGGTTCTTCATCTTTGGGAGGGAGAAGTAAAACCTCATAGGTTGGGGGAGTCGAGTGCCCGCTCTGCAAAAAAGGTAGAACAACTCCAGGAACTTCAAAGCAAAGTTGTTTCTGCGCTCCAAAAACATCTGGATTTGCTTTGGGGAAAAGACAAGGTTTTGCAAAGTTTTCCAGCTCAACAGCTTTCGTTCAAGGATTTTTTTTCGGGGCAAAAGGTAGAAGATCTATTGGTGGTCTCCTGGGGGACGGGGGCAGAGGCGCTTAGGGGCTATTTGGTGGTGGAGCGGAGTTTCTTTTATTTTCTTTATAGTTTCATTTTTGGTGGAAATCGCTTCGTGAGCAAGAGCACTCCCCTTTCAAAGTTAGAGAAAAACTATTTTGGGCAATTTGTACAGGATCTTCTGGAGATTGCTACCAATGTTTGGAAGGGCCTGGGGGCATATTCTATTCAGCCGGACAAGTTTTTTGTTGAGGCAGAATCCATTTCAAAAATTTATTCACCCAATGATTTTATTCTCGTTCGTTTTGAGGTGGCCTCCGGCGAAAGTAAATATGGTTTTTCGATGCTCTATCCCATGGATCTACTCGCAGCATTTGATGAAAACAAAGTTCAAGAGGGAGGAGCGGCGCTGCAATTTCAGAGGGATGAGGAGTGGGAAGCCTCTGTCCTGCACGCAGTTTCGGTGACTGTAAGCGCCAAGGTTCATGCGGAGTTGGGAACAGTGCCACTTCTTTTGAGCGAAGCCCTTAGTTTGCAGGTGGGACAAGTGCTTCCCTTGAAGGTCAATGACAAAGGGCACCCTATTTATATCAACGGCAGTACTGCATTCTTGGGAAAAATGGGATCCATTGGAGAGAGCAGGGCAGTTCAAATTATAGAAAATCTTTCGACCTAA
- a CDS encoding FliM/FliN family flagellar motor switch protein yields the protein METQEIKAQSPVGKFESLSKEALSLVKDVPVTLQVLLGESVMSLGDVLKFGKGSVIPLKQKVGQPFTLLLHYKPIAEGEVVEAGENLGIKITNVLQNADSKEMGASS from the coding sequence ATGGAAACACAAGAAATCAAGGCACAAAGCCCGGTAGGAAAGTTTGAATCTCTCAGCAAGGAAGCTCTTTCCTTGGTGAAGGATGTCCCAGTCACCTTGCAGGTGTTGTTGGGGGAAAGCGTGATGAGTCTTGGAGATGTACTCAAATTTGGAAAGGGCTCGGTCATTCCCTTGAAACAAAAAGTGGGGCAACCTTTTACTTTGCTTCTGCACTACAAGCCAATTGCGGAAGGGGAGGTTGTGGAAGCAGGAGAAAATTTGGGAATTAAAATTACCAATGTTTTACAAAATGCAGATTCGAAAGAAATGGGAGCAAGCAGTTAG
- a CDS encoding flagellar biosynthetic protein FliO has translation MKTKILTLFLLVFFSFHMRAYAETLSPKPTEAAPLSAPAAEKPAVEKTASVQDLLEKMNPNTGKGEKPILSPTLQAEDNLLNNEEKRGVNVLSQAKNQEGLPWMRTVLGTLFVCSSIVVVFLFLNAKGKANGVFQASKNQPLKILQKLNLGLKTEVVLLDWEGSRLLLSVQASQVQVLQSLQNKVEEEARPVISAQEKQNKEFQILEELQLSKNQLHFEAKEKLSNRVREVVQKLSPLPSMSSMGFRKSESLVEEQGKKALSATA, from the coding sequence ATGAAAACAAAAATACTCACCCTTTTTCTCTTAGTCTTTTTTTCCTTCCATATGAGAGCTTATGCAGAAACCCTGAGTCCAAAACCAACTGAGGCTGCTCCCTTGAGTGCTCCTGCAGCGGAAAAGCCGGCGGTAGAAAAAACAGCCAGTGTTCAAGACCTGTTGGAAAAAATGAATCCGAATACTGGGAAAGGAGAGAAACCTATTCTCTCTCCCACCTTGCAAGCCGAAGATAATCTTTTAAACAACGAGGAAAAGCGAGGCGTGAATGTGCTTTCGCAGGCCAAAAATCAGGAAGGTCTTCCCTGGATGCGAACCGTTTTGGGGACTCTTTTTGTTTGCAGTTCGATTGTGGTTGTCTTTTTGTTCCTCAACGCAAAAGGAAAGGCCAACGGCGTTTTTCAAGCTTCCAAAAATCAACCCCTCAAGATCCTTCAAAAGTTGAATCTGGGCCTAAAAACAGAGGTGGTCTTGCTCGATTGGGAAGGCTCACGCCTGTTGCTTTCTGTTCAAGCCTCGCAGGTTCAGGTACTTCAATCTCTGCAGAATAAGGTGGAAGAGGAAGCTCGTCCGGTTATTTCCGCCCAGGAAAAACAAAACAAAGAATTTCAAATTTTGGAAGAATTGCAACTTTCTAAAAATCAACTTCACTTTGAAGCGAAGGAAAAACTTTCAAACCGTGTTCGGGAAGTCGTTCAAAAACTTTCTCCTCTTCCCTCCATGTCTTCGATGGGATTTCGAAAGAGTGAAAGCCTTGTGGAAGAACAAGGCAAAAAAGCTTTGTCTGCAACCGCCTAA
- the fliP gene encoding flagellar type III secretion system pore protein FliP (The bacterial flagellar biogenesis protein FliP forms a type III secretion system (T3SS)-type pore required for flagellar assembly.), which produces MILSTRQKFWGALGLLLLGFCFNSSSLFAASTLPPINFSLSNPAGGTDVASAMKIFLFMTLLSIGPALLLTMTSFTRIIIVLSFLRQAIGVQQSPPNQVLVGLSLFLTFFIMNPVIQRVYQDSITPFMEGKIDQETALKKGAEPLKKFMFAQTRRSDLELLINLSKTEVPQNLESLSMAVLIPSFVLSELKTAFQIGFLIYLPFVLIDLVISMVLLVMGMMVLPPVVISMPFKLMLFVLVDGWDLIVGSLMRSFR; this is translated from the coding sequence ATGATTTTGTCTACAAGACAAAAATTTTGGGGAGCTCTGGGACTGCTTTTGCTGGGTTTCTGTTTCAACTCCTCTTCCCTTTTTGCGGCTTCGACACTTCCTCCAATCAACTTTTCCTTATCCAATCCCGCGGGAGGAACGGATGTCGCAAGTGCGATGAAGATCTTTCTCTTCATGACCCTGCTTTCGATAGGTCCTGCTCTGCTGCTTACCATGACTTCTTTTACGCGCATCATCATTGTTCTTTCTTTTTTGAGACAGGCAATTGGTGTTCAACAGTCACCTCCCAACCAAGTGTTGGTGGGCCTTTCCCTATTTCTTACCTTTTTTATCATGAATCCTGTGATTCAACGGGTTTATCAAGATTCTATTACTCCCTTCATGGAAGGGAAGATTGATCAGGAAACTGCTCTCAAGAAAGGGGCGGAACCTCTCAAGAAATTCATGTTTGCTCAAACTCGACGCAGCGATCTGGAGTTGCTGATTAATTTGTCAAAGACAGAGGTTCCACAAAATCTGGAATCTCTTTCCATGGCGGTTTTAATTCCTTCTTTTGTGTTGAGTGAATTGAAAACCGCTTTTCAGATTGGATTTTTGATTTATCTCCCCTTCGTGCTCATCGATCTGGTTATTTCTATGGTGCTGTTGGTGATGGGGATGATGGTGCTTCCCCCCGTGGTTATTTCGATGCCCTTTAAACTGATGCTTTTCGTGTTGGTCGATGGATGGGATCTGATTGTTGGTTCTCTAATGAGGAGTTTTCGATGA
- a CDS encoding flagellar biosynthetic protein FliQ: MSPGLVMNIGRETIYLAMMVLAPIFVMGFAVGITVSFAQAILQVQDPAVGMIPKMIAMAVSLLIFGSWMLTHLMNYFKTYLGDFSSFIQ, from the coding sequence ATGAGCCCAGGACTGGTCATGAACATCGGGAGAGAAACCATTTATCTGGCGATGATGGTGCTCGCCCCTATTTTTGTCATGGGCTTTGCAGTGGGGATCACTGTGAGTTTTGCGCAGGCGATCTTGCAGGTACAGGATCCTGCGGTGGGCATGATTCCTAAGATGATCGCCATGGCGGTTTCCCTTTTAATTTTTGGAAGCTGGATGCTCACCCATTTGATGAATTATTTTAAGACTTATCTGGGAGACTTTAGCAGTTTTATTCAATGA
- a CDS encoding flagellar biosynthetic protein FliR, translating to MVNELLQVTLGAFRIGAFLAAMPLFASTPIPPQIKVFMSMALSFLTLSFQGPFPEAILHNNILLGVVLAREVGLGAFIGFGVRIIFVLVTLTLEFAGLQMGFSIANIINPQGSDQVSMLAAFGVNLLLLFLLSVNFHHNLFFVLTQSFQKIPIGVPDFQMGHMMGGLSQTLNDVFKASFQLAFPVVFAMFAVHLVLAIIAKAAPQMNLFFNITFVVNIVCGLLLVNLSWPGIFAQFQHFSDRMMKTGYNLW from the coding sequence GTGGTTAATGAACTTCTACAAGTTACTTTAGGGGCGTTTCGAATCGGGGCCTTCCTGGCTGCAATGCCCCTGTTTGCTTCAACCCCTATTCCGCCCCAGATTAAAGTTTTTATGAGCATGGCTCTTTCATTTCTGACCCTGTCTTTCCAGGGGCCTTTTCCGGAAGCCATTCTGCACAACAACATATTGCTGGGTGTGGTTTTGGCCCGGGAAGTGGGCTTGGGTGCCTTCATTGGATTTGGAGTTCGGATTATATTTGTACTGGTTACTCTCACCCTAGAATTTGCCGGTCTTCAGATGGGATTTTCCATCGCCAACATCATCAATCCCCAGGGAAGCGATCAGGTTTCGATGTTGGCCGCCTTTGGCGTGAACCTGCTTTTACTTTTTCTACTGTCCGTAAATTTTCATCACAATCTGTTTTTTGTTCTGACCCAGAGCTTTCAAAAAATACCGATTGGTGTCCCTGATTTTCAGATGGGACACATGATGGGGGGCCTATCCCAAACTCTAAACGATGTTTTTAAGGCCTCCTTTCAGCTGGCCTTTCCGGTAGTGTTTGCGATGTTTGCGGTACATCTGGTGTTGGCCATCATTGCAAAGGCGGCCCCCCAAATGAATTTGTTTTTTAACATTACTTTTGTGGTTAATATTGTCTGCGGCTTGTTGCTGGTTAACCTGAGCTGGCCTGGTATTTTTGCTCAATTTCAACACTTTTCCGACCGGATGATGAAAACGGGATATAACCTTTGGTAA
- the flhB gene encoding flagellar biosynthesis protein FlhB, which yields MADNDQDKTEDPSEKRVKEFREEGRIPRSVELGTLMGLSVAFSILYIKGQSLISTLLNAVRSALQFDSQFGWITIIAWLQRYLQDSASFLVILFASIFAVALLTSFAQTGFHFSVKTLKPRFSILNPANGFKRLFASSNGMVQILKNFLKLSVIGLITYGVFQDRFSDMVYLSKMDMMESLSWSAQVVLSLLLRIGIFLIVLSGLDYIYQWFQTSKQMKMTRQELKDEVKEQQVSPHVKAKVKQVALERAKRQIKKEVPLADVIVTNPTHFAIALRYKRGEDPAPRVVAKGQDLLAKTIRELAEKHNVPLYEYPELARALYKKVKVGKIVPAEFYRSVAQVLAYIYQLYRKRHLMKGAHWYVG from the coding sequence ATGGCCGATAACGATCAGGACAAAACTGAAGACCCCTCGGAAAAAAGGGTGAAAGAGTTTCGGGAAGAGGGAAGAATTCCACGTAGTGTGGAGCTGGGGACCCTGATGGGTTTGAGCGTTGCTTTTTCTATCCTCTACATCAAGGGCCAGTCTCTGATCTCGACTCTACTCAATGCAGTGCGGAGTGCGCTGCAATTCGATAGCCAATTTGGCTGGATTACGATTATCGCTTGGTTGCAGCGCTATCTGCAGGATTCGGCCTCTTTTCTTGTCATTCTTTTTGCAAGCATTTTTGCGGTGGCCCTACTCACCTCCTTCGCACAAACCGGATTTCATTTTTCTGTAAAGACCCTGAAGCCCAGGTTTTCTATCCTGAATCCTGCCAATGGTTTCAAGCGTCTTTTTGCCTCTTCCAATGGCATGGTGCAGATCCTGAAGAATTTTTTGAAGCTGAGCGTGATTGGTTTGATTACCTATGGGGTGTTCCAGGATAGGTTTAGTGACATGGTCTATCTTTCCAAAATGGACATGATGGAAAGTTTGAGTTGGAGCGCTCAGGTTGTTTTAAGTCTGCTTCTCCGAATCGGTATTTTTCTAATAGTCCTTTCCGGTCTAGATTATATCTATCAGTGGTTCCAGACTTCCAAACAGATGAAGATGACCCGCCAAGAATTAAAAGATGAAGTGAAGGAACAACAAGTTTCTCCCCATGTGAAGGCCAAGGTCAAACAAGTCGCTCTGGAGAGGGCAAAGCGCCAGATCAAGAAAGAAGTTCCCTTGGCAGATGTGATTGTGACCAATCCTACCCATTTTGCCATTGCTCTTCGCTACAAGCGGGGAGAAGACCCGGCACCCCGAGTGGTAGCAAAGGGGCAGGATCTTTTAGCAAAAACTATCCGTGAGCTGGCCGAGAAACACAATGTGCCTCTTTACGAGTATCCCGAACTCGCGCGTGCCCTCTACAAGAAAGTAAAAGTGGGAAAGATAGTCCCTGCAGAATTTTACCGAAGTGTGGCCCAGGTTCTGGCTTATATCTATCAGCTGTACCGAAAGCGTCATCTCATGAAAGGAGCTCACTGGTATGTTGGCTGA
- the flhA gene encoding flagellar biosynthesis protein FlhA, which yields MLAEKNPVRNILREGGDLFLVLAVMGIVLLMVLPIPPFFMDIFLVFSISLSILIFLVALYAYKPLDFSVFPTLILFATLLRLTLNIASTRLILLNGSSGEGAAGRVIEAFGYFVAGGNMVVGMVVFIILVVINFVVITKGAGRIAEVAARFTLDAMPGKQLAIDADLNAGSIDDKEAKRRREELEKQTDFYGAMDGASKFVRGDAVATIVITLVNIIGGFVIGMAQQGLNLSDAARIYTILSIGDGLVGQIPALIISTAAGIIVTKVASQTRLSQQIGEQTLSQWRPMGMAGMLLGGLGLIPSLPHLPFLLMASLLGFAAFKIWKQSDIQAKKEALGTEGLSGDQEALPQPVDAIPPLDMMELEVGYDLVPIVDQRVGGEFPQRIVGIRRQLASEMGVLLSPVHIRDNLKLRPGEYRIFLKGAVIGQGELMIGHVLALDPGMITRPVEGIPTKDPTFGLNALWIPEKQKEAAVVAGYTVVDLSSVIATHLVELVRHNLHELFGWQDLAKLIEQVKTTHPRLIADLFPELLSFGVVLKVVQNLLREQVSIRDITTILEALAEYAPMTKDPLELTEQVRMALGRTISQRHVANDQSLYAITLSRAIEEKIIQSVAQSRSGPQLALEPNLAKNIVTQISQEAKKNLANNQPAVVLTSQQVRPHLYRLIEKFIPNLAVLAHAEVAGHAKVKPVGMIGEAA from the coding sequence ATGTTGGCTGAAAAGAATCCAGTTCGAAATATTCTTCGAGAAGGGGGAGACCTGTTCCTGGTGCTTGCCGTGATGGGTATCGTGCTACTCATGGTGCTTCCTATTCCTCCCTTTTTCATGGATATCTTTCTGGTTTTTTCAATTTCACTTTCTATTCTGATTTTCCTGGTGGCCTTGTACGCCTATAAGCCGCTGGATTTTTCTGTTTTTCCCACCCTGATTCTCTTTGCCACTTTATTGCGCCTCACTCTGAATATTGCCAGTACCCGCTTGATTTTACTCAATGGATCGAGTGGGGAAGGCGCTGCTGGTCGTGTCATTGAGGCCTTTGGCTACTTTGTAGCGGGCGGAAACATGGTGGTTGGAATGGTGGTCTTTATCATTTTGGTGGTGATCAACTTTGTGGTGATCACCAAAGGTGCGGGTCGTATTGCCGAAGTGGCTGCCCGTTTTACCTTGGATGCGATGCCCGGAAAACAGCTCGCCATCGATGCCGACTTGAATGCCGGATCCATCGACGACAAGGAAGCCAAGAGACGTCGTGAGGAGCTCGAAAAACAGACGGATTTCTACGGAGCCATGGACGGAGCTTCAAAGTTTGTTCGCGGAGATGCAGTGGCGACCATCGTGATCACCTTGGTCAATATCATTGGTGGTTTTGTGATTGGGATGGCTCAGCAAGGCTTGAATCTGTCGGATGCAGCACGGATCTACACCATCCTCAGTATTGGAGATGGTCTCGTGGGACAGATTCCTGCCCTCATCATTTCTACGGCAGCAGGTATCATCGTTACAAAAGTGGCCTCTCAGACCCGGCTTTCTCAGCAAATAGGGGAGCAAACCCTTAGCCAGTGGCGCCCTATGGGAATGGCCGGAATGTTGCTCGGAGGCCTGGGTTTAATTCCCAGTTTACCCCATCTTCCCTTTTTACTGATGGCTTCCCTCCTGGGTTTTGCGGCTTTTAAAATCTGGAAGCAAAGTGATATTCAGGCCAAAAAAGAGGCCTTGGGCACTGAGGGGCTGAGTGGGGACCAGGAGGCCTTGCCTCAACCTGTAGATGCTATTCCCCCCCTCGACATGATGGAACTCGAGGTAGGTTACGATTTGGTTCCCATTGTCGATCAAAGGGTAGGAGGAGAATTTCCTCAACGTATTGTGGGAATCCGCAGACAGTTGGCTTCCGAGATGGGTGTGTTGCTCTCTCCCGTGCATATTCGGGATAATCTGAAATTAAGACCCGGGGAATACCGTATCTTCCTGAAGGGAGCTGTGATTGGCCAGGGAGAACTGATGATAGGCCATGTCCTGGCGCTGGATCCGGGAATGATTACTCGTCCTGTAGAAGGAATTCCGACTAAAGACCCCACTTTTGGATTAAACGCACTTTGGATTCCAGAAAAGCAAAAAGAAGCGGCGGTAGTGGCGGGTTATACGGTGGTGGATCTTTCCAGTGTCATTGCTACTCACCTGGTTGAGCTGGTTCGTCACAATCTTCATGAACTTTTTGGATGGCAGGATCTGGCCAAACTGATCGAACAAGTGAAGACGACGCATCCCCGACTGATTGCCGATTTATTCCCCGAGCTTCTTTCCTTTGGCGTGGTTTTGAAGGTGGTACAAAATTTGTTGCGAGAGCAAGTTTCCATTCGAGACATCACCACCATTTTAGAGGCCCTGGCCGAATATGCTCCCATGACCAAGGATCCGCTTGAGCTGACTGAACAAGTTCGGATGGCCCTGGGAAGAACCATTTCCCAACGACATGTGGCGAACGATCAGAGTTTATATGCGATTACCCTTTCCCGGGCGATTGAAGAGAAAATTATTCAATCTGTGGCTCAAAGTCGCTCAGGACCTCAGCTGGCTTTAGAACCCAATCTGGCGAAGAACATTGTGACCCAGATTAGCCAGGAGGCCAAAAAGAATTTAGCGAATAATCAACCGGCGGTAGTGCTCACTTCCCAACAAGTGCGCCCCCATCTCTATCGCCTCATTGAAAAATTTATACCGAACCTGGCTGTGCTCGCCCATGCTGAAGTGGCAGGGCACGCCAAGGTTAAACCGGTAGGGATGATTGGAGAAGCCGCATGA
- a CDS encoding FliA/WhiG family RNA polymerase sigma factor — protein MNSVQAQQSQQYGQHSPVSDALSSFEQEKVVEFLRLVKWIVNRILNRLPRHINGDDLIHSGILGLIDAVKRFSWGRPREPEEFKAYAECRIRGQIMDELRRMDALPRSAREKVNKFKRTFETLCQQLKREPTEYEICAELKVDLETCHQMRAEMAFGKEIPYDSCQNPQSIEEMLLQTLDDVAIRTPESQLHIEQVKKLLGEEIANLEEKERQVVSLYYLEEMTLKEIGVILSITESRVSQIHAAALAKLLKRLRLSLDLD, from the coding sequence TTGAATTCGGTGCAGGCTCAACAATCTCAACAATATGGGCAACATTCTCCGGTCTCGGATGCCCTCTCTTCTTTTGAACAAGAAAAGGTGGTTGAGTTTCTTAGGCTCGTGAAATGGATCGTGAACCGAATTCTCAATCGCCTGCCCAGACATATCAACGGCGATGATCTTATTCATAGTGGAATTTTGGGTTTGATTGATGCCGTCAAGCGTTTCAGTTGGGGAAGGCCCCGCGAACCAGAAGAATTCAAGGCCTATGCGGAATGCCGCATTCGGGGTCAAATCATGGATGAGCTTCGACGCATGGATGCCCTTCCGCGCTCTGCACGTGAAAAGGTAAATAAATTTAAAAGAACCTTTGAAACCCTGTGCCAACAGCTCAAACGGGAGCCCACTGAATATGAGATTTGTGCTGAACTCAAAGTCGATTTGGAGACTTGCCATCAAATGAGGGCAGAGATGGCCTTTGGCAAAGAGATTCCTTACGATTCTTGTCAAAATCCTCAGTCGATCGAAGAAATGTTGCTGCAGACTTTGGATGATGTAGCCATTCGTACGCCGGAATCGCAGTTGCACATTGAACAGGTCAAAAAACTGCTCGGTGAGGAGATTGCAAATTTGGAAGAAAAAGAACGGCAGGTGGTGAGCTTGTATTATCTGGAAGAAATGACGCTCAAGGAAATTGGAGTCATCTTGTCGATTACGGAATCCAGGGTTTCCCAAATTCACGCGGCAGCCCTGGCAAAATTATTGAAGAGGTTACGATTGAGTCTGGATTTGGATTGA